A single region of the Hyalangium gracile genome encodes:
- the rsgA gene encoding GTPase RsgA produces GVPVLALSAQEGTGLEELLARLPPGKTGALLGSSGVGKSTLVNRLLGEARLATQAVREDDSRGRHTTTHRELFVLPHGGLLIDGPGMRELGLWGMRRRA; encoded by the coding sequence GGAGTCCCCGTGCTCGCGCTGAGCGCGCAAGAGGGCACCGGGCTCGAGGAGCTGCTCGCACGGCTCCCCCCGGGGAAAACCGGGGCGTTGCTCGGCTCCTCGGGAGTGGGCAAGTCCACGCTCGTCAACCGGCTCCTGGGAGAGGCGCGGCTGGCCACCCAGGCCGTCCGGGAGGATGACTCCAGGGGGCGCCACACCACCACGCACCGGGAGCTCTTCGTGCTACCTCATGGAGGGCTGCTCATCGACGGGCCGGGGATGCGCGAGCTCGGGCTGTGGGGGATGAGGAGGAGGGCCTGA